The following proteins come from a genomic window of Paramicrobacterium humi:
- a CDS encoding fumarylacetoacetate hydrolase family protein: MKFARLGPLGHEIPVVVTGSEQEPRYLDVSSITADIDGAFLSGDGVARARDAAAAGELSPVTDAASLRVGAAIARPSAIICIGMNYAAHAAESGSEPPSVPIIFLKTPNTIAGPNDTVTIPKNSAKTDWEVELGVVIGQRASYLDSPADSIRHIAGFVTANDLSEREFQLEVSGGQWSKGKSSAGFSPVGPWLVTPDEVDYNALRLRSWINGEPRQDSSTSDFIFDVDYVIWHLSQYLVLEPGDLIMTGTPEGVALSGTYPYLRPGDVCEIEIEGLGRQRQEFAAYSA, encoded by the coding sequence ATGAAGTTCGCGCGCCTCGGCCCCCTCGGGCACGAGATCCCCGTCGTCGTCACCGGCTCCGAGCAGGAGCCCCGCTACCTCGACGTGAGCTCGATCACCGCCGACATCGACGGCGCATTCCTCTCGGGCGACGGTGTCGCGCGCGCTCGTGACGCGGCAGCGGCGGGCGAGCTCAGCCCGGTGACGGATGCCGCGAGCCTGCGCGTCGGCGCGGCGATCGCGCGGCCGAGCGCGATCATCTGCATCGGCATGAACTACGCGGCGCACGCGGCCGAGTCCGGCTCCGAGCCGCCGAGCGTGCCCATCATCTTCCTCAAGACGCCGAACACGATCGCGGGCCCGAACGACACCGTGACGATTCCGAAGAACAGCGCGAAGACCGACTGGGAGGTCGAGCTCGGCGTCGTGATCGGGCAGCGCGCCTCCTACCTCGACTCCCCCGCTGACAGCATCCGTCACATCGCCGGGTTCGTCACGGCCAACGACCTCTCCGAGCGCGAGTTCCAGCTCGAGGTCTCGGGCGGGCAGTGGTCGAAGGGCAAGTCGAGCGCGGGCTTCAGCCCCGTCGGACCGTGGCTCGTGACTCCCGACGAGGTGGACTACAACGCGCTGCGGCTGCGCAGCTGGATCAATGGCGAGCCGCGCCAGGACTCGTCGACGAGCGACTTCATCTTCGACGTCGACTACGTCATCTGGCACCTCAGCCAGTACCTCGTGCTCGAGCCGGGCGATCTCATCATGACGGGCACTCCCGAGGGCGTCGCGCTGTCGGGCACGTACCCGTACCTGCGGCCGGGCGACGTGTGCGAGATCGAGATCGAGGGCCTCGGTCGCCAGCGCCAGGAGTTCGCGGCCTACTCCGCGTGA
- a CDS encoding L-fuconate dehydratase produces MSTVIALETSDVRFPTSSQLDGSDAMNLDPDYSAAYVRVVTDADDGVEGHGFVFTIGRGNDVQVAAIRALEHHVVGKNAEELLADMGATWRSFVWDSQLRWLGPEKGVMHMAIGAVVNALWDLKAKRAGMPLWQLLARMSPEEIVALIDFRYLTDALTPEDALQILRDAEPGRAEREAQLLAGGYPAYTTTPGWLGYSDEKLVRLAKEAVADGFSMIKLKVGGDLEDDIRRMRLAREAVGPDILIGTDANQRWGVDEAIAWMKQLEPFGVAWIEEPTSPDDILAHAAIARGVAPIPVATGEHVQNRIVFKQMLQAGSMSVLQIDATRVAGVNENIAILLLAAKFGVPVCPHAGGVGLCEAVQHLSMFDFIAVSGTTEGRRIEFVDHLHEHFVTPTDVREGAYWPPATPGAGTEMLAASRSEFEYTETQAAERLHV; encoded by the coding sequence GTGAGCACCGTGATCGCGCTGGAGACCAGCGACGTGCGATTCCCGACCTCGAGCCAGCTCGACGGCTCGGATGCCATGAACCTCGACCCCGACTATTCTGCCGCCTACGTGCGCGTCGTCACCGACGCCGACGACGGCGTCGAGGGGCACGGCTTCGTCTTCACGATCGGCCGGGGAAACGACGTGCAGGTCGCGGCGATCCGCGCGCTCGAGCACCACGTGGTCGGCAAGAACGCCGAGGAGCTGCTCGCCGACATGGGCGCCACGTGGCGCTCCTTCGTCTGGGATTCGCAGCTGCGCTGGCTCGGCCCCGAGAAGGGCGTCATGCACATGGCCATCGGCGCGGTCGTGAACGCGCTCTGGGACCTCAAGGCCAAGCGGGCCGGGATGCCGCTCTGGCAGCTGCTCGCGCGCATGAGTCCGGAGGAGATCGTCGCGCTCATCGACTTCCGCTACCTCACCGACGCGCTCACGCCCGAGGACGCGCTGCAGATCCTGCGCGACGCCGAGCCCGGCCGCGCCGAGCGCGAAGCGCAGCTGCTCGCGGGCGGCTACCCCGCGTACACGACGACGCCCGGCTGGCTCGGCTACTCCGACGAGAAGCTCGTGCGCCTCGCGAAGGAAGCTGTCGCCGACGGGTTCTCGATGATCAAGCTCAAGGTCGGCGGCGACCTCGAAGACGACATCCGCCGCATGCGGCTCGCCCGCGAAGCCGTGGGGCCCGACATCCTCATCGGCACGGACGCCAACCAGCGCTGGGGCGTCGACGAGGCGATCGCGTGGATGAAGCAGCTCGAGCCGTTCGGCGTCGCGTGGATCGAGGAGCCCACGAGCCCCGACGACATCCTCGCCCACGCCGCCATCGCGCGCGGCGTCGCGCCGATTCCCGTCGCGACCGGCGAGCACGTGCAGAATCGCATCGTGTTCAAGCAAATGCTGCAGGCGGGCTCGATGAGCGTGCTGCAGATCGACGCGACCCGCGTCGCGGGCGTGAACGAGAACATCGCGATCCTGCTTCTCGCCGCCAAGTTCGGCGTTCCCGTGTGCCCGCACGCGGGCGGCGTCGGGCTGTGCGAGGCCGTGCAGCACTTGTCGATGTTCGACTTCATCGCCGTGTCCGGCACGACCGAAGGCCGGCGCATCGAGTTCGTCGACCACTTGCACGAGCACTTCGTCACGCCGACGGACGTGCGCGAGGGCGCCTACTGGCCGCCGGCCACACCGGGCGCCGGCACCGAGATGCTCGCGGCGAGCCGCAGCGAGTTCGAGTACACCGAGACGCAGGCCGCCGAGCGCCTCCATGTCTGA
- a CDS encoding aldo/keto reductase, whose protein sequence is MSELELPRIGYGAANVGNLYRALSDEQAWEILQAAWDAGVRYFDTAPHYGLGLSEKRLGAFLQSKPRDQFTVSTKVGRLLRPNPDFAGELDEANDFAVPADLRREFDFSAAGIRASVEESLERTGLDRFDVLYLHDPERADVPQPLEERLDSALTAMAELRDTGSVRAIGVGSMTTNALLESAQSGQVDLLMVAGRYTLAEQPALAEVIPACRERGVGIVNASVFNSGLLAKDAPSADARYEYGGVPADVLERVTAIAGVCRDFDVPLPAAALQYTLREPVVRSVVVGASRAAQMRQNVERMNLAIPEEFWIELATRELIPA, encoded by the coding sequence ATGTCTGAGCTCGAGCTTCCCCGCATCGGCTACGGCGCCGCGAACGTCGGCAACCTGTACCGCGCGCTCAGCGACGAGCAGGCTTGGGAGATCCTGCAGGCCGCCTGGGACGCGGGCGTGCGCTACTTCGACACGGCGCCGCACTACGGCCTCGGCCTGTCCGAGAAGCGGCTCGGCGCCTTTCTGCAGTCGAAGCCGCGTGACCAGTTCACCGTGTCGACGAAGGTCGGCCGGCTCCTGCGGCCGAACCCGGACTTCGCCGGCGAGCTCGACGAGGCGAACGACTTCGCCGTTCCCGCCGACCTGCGCCGGGAGTTCGACTTCTCGGCCGCCGGAATCCGGGCGAGCGTCGAGGAGTCGCTCGAGCGAACGGGACTTGACCGCTTCGACGTCCTCTACCTGCACGACCCCGAGCGGGCCGACGTGCCGCAGCCCCTTGAGGAGCGACTCGACTCCGCGCTCACGGCGATGGCCGAGCTGCGCGACACCGGTTCGGTGCGAGCGATCGGCGTCGGTTCGATGACGACGAACGCCCTTCTCGAATCGGCGCAGTCGGGGCAGGTCGATCTGCTCATGGTCGCCGGGCGCTACACGCTCGCGGAGCAGCCTGCGCTCGCCGAGGTCATCCCGGCCTGCCGCGAACGCGGCGTCGGCATCGTCAACGCCTCCGTCTTCAACTCCGGTCTTCTCGCGAAGGATGCCCCGAGCGCCGACGCCCGCTACGAGTACGGTGGCGTGCCCGCTGACGTGCTCGAGCGCGTCACGGCGATCGCCGGCGTGTGCCGCGACTTCGACGTGCCGCTGCCGGCCGCCGCGCTGCAGTACACGCTGCGCGAGCCCGTCGTGCGCTCCGTCGTCGTCGGCGCGAGCAGGGCCGCCCAGATGCGCCAGAACGTCGAGCGCATGAACCTCGCGATCCCCGAGGAGTTCTGGATCGAGCTCGCCACACGGGAGCTGATCCCCGCATGA
- a CDS encoding amidohydrolase family protein, with amino-acid sequence MNEMTDAALAVPRGQRIDAHMHLWNLAEGRYAWLTPEFGTLYASWTPEQAKPELDAAGMAGAVLVQAEDSLADTRFMLDVAAQHPWVLGVVGWVDLTDPDAAVAPLDEWQRSSAFCGIRHLLNDDPRRDLLGRPAVIETLAEVGRRGLAFDVHDSWPDFLDDAAAVARALPELTLVIDHLGKPPRGSADFADWKAAIAHVAEYPNVVGKLSSLRRAGQDFTPDALRETWDHALACFGSERLMYGGDWPMPVPDGGYAPTWAVMAELIAQLSSPEQWAVLHDTAARVYSLDALASTRKGN; translated from the coding sequence ATGAACGAGATGACGGATGCCGCCCTCGCGGTGCCGCGCGGCCAGCGCATCGACGCGCACATGCACCTCTGGAACCTCGCCGAGGGGCGCTACGCGTGGCTCACTCCCGAGTTCGGCACGCTCTACGCCTCATGGACCCCCGAGCAGGCGAAACCCGAGCTCGATGCCGCCGGCATGGCCGGAGCCGTGCTCGTGCAGGCCGAGGACTCGCTCGCCGACACACGGTTCATGCTCGACGTCGCCGCGCAGCACCCCTGGGTGCTCGGCGTCGTCGGCTGGGTCGATCTCACCGACCCGGACGCCGCGGTCGCGCCGCTCGACGAGTGGCAGCGGAGCTCCGCCTTCTGCGGCATCCGTCACTTGCTCAACGACGACCCGCGACGCGACCTGCTCGGCCGGCCCGCCGTCATCGAGACCCTCGCCGAGGTCGGCCGGAGGGGCCTCGCGTTCGACGTGCACGACTCCTGGCCCGACTTCCTCGACGACGCGGCCGCGGTCGCACGCGCCCTGCCGGAACTCACGCTCGTGATCGACCACCTCGGCAAGCCGCCGCGCGGCTCCGCCGACTTCGCGGACTGGAAGGCGGCGATCGCGCACGTCGCCGAGTACCCCAACGTCGTGGGCAAGCTCTCCTCACTGCGGCGTGCCGGCCAGGACTTCACCCCCGATGCGCTGCGCGAGACGTGGGACCATGCGCTCGCGTGCTTCGGGTCGGAGCGGCTCATGTACGGCGGGGACTGGCCGATGCCCGTTCCCGACGGCGGCTACGCACCCACGTGGGCCGTGATGGCCGAACTGATCGCGCAGCTGTCGTCCCCCGAGCAGTGGGCGGTGCTGCACGACACCGCCGCCCGTGTGTACTCCCTCGACGCCCTCGCATCCACCCGGAAAGGAAACTGA
- a CDS encoding RbsD/FucU family protein, giving the protein MLNGIDPLLTGDLLKHLDEMGHSDSVIVVDAHFPAARIAKRLVTLPGTSSPEVLAAIRSVLPLDDTPAVDLMTSADGSVLDVQRELMASAGVDDAGVRFVDRFDFYDAAETAYAIIRTGETRKYGCVVVRKGLVGHESA; this is encoded by the coding sequence ATGCTCAATGGCATCGACCCGCTGCTCACCGGCGACCTGCTCAAGCACCTCGACGAGATGGGGCACTCTGACAGCGTCATCGTCGTCGACGCGCACTTTCCCGCTGCTCGCATCGCGAAGCGGCTCGTGACGCTGCCCGGCACGTCATCGCCCGAGGTGCTCGCGGCGATCCGCAGCGTTCTGCCGCTCGACGATACGCCCGCTGTCGACCTCATGACCTCCGCCGACGGCAGCGTTCTCGACGTGCAGCGCGAGCTCATGGCCTCCGCGGGAGTCGACGACGCGGGCGTGCGCTTCGTCGACCGCTTCGACTTCTACGACGCGGCCGAGACGGCGTACGCGATCATCCGGACGGGCGAGACGCGCAAATACGGCTGTGTCGTCGTGCGCAAGGGACTCGTCGGTCACGAGAGCGCGTGA
- a CDS encoding sugar ABC transporter ATP-binding protein, which yields MAAPLLKVEGISKSFPGVQALKDVQFELHRGEVLTLVGENGAGKSSLMKILSGIYTKDEGRILIDGDEVEIADPKHAQSLGISIIHQEMNLMPHLTIAQNIFIGREPRGLGGFSLRESALNRKAGELLQRLGIRLNPRELVENLTVAKQQMVEIAKALSFDAKVLIMDEPTSALTESETETLFRLIEQLKADGKGIIYISHRMEELRRLADRVTVLRDGEYIGSLDKGEIDVPRIIEMMVGRHIDAGARPTSRDLSGAPVALAVSGISTRNLLKDVSFDVRRGEILGFAGLMGAGRTEVARAIIGADPITAGSIEVNGKPVRISQPADAVKHGIGYLSEDRKSLGLLLQQDVNTNIQLASLTDYTGPLGVMKPGKGRKVSSTYVSSLRIKTPSITQTVKNLSGGNQQKVVIAKWLARDCDILIFDEPTRGIDVGAKEEIYNLLEELASQGKSIIMISSELPEVLRMSNRIAVMAGGRITGILNNEDADQATIMDYATGASEEKAIA from the coding sequence GTGGCAGCCCCACTCCTCAAGGTCGAGGGAATCAGCAAGAGTTTCCCCGGCGTGCAGGCACTCAAGGACGTGCAATTCGAATTGCACCGCGGTGAGGTGCTGACCCTCGTCGGCGAGAACGGCGCCGGCAAGTCGAGTCTCATGAAGATCCTCTCCGGGATCTACACGAAGGACGAGGGCCGCATCCTCATCGACGGCGACGAGGTCGAGATCGCCGACCCGAAGCACGCTCAGTCTCTCGGCATCAGCATCATCCACCAAGAGATGAACCTCATGCCGCACCTGACGATCGCCCAGAACATCTTCATCGGCCGCGAACCGCGGGGTCTCGGCGGCTTCTCGCTGCGCGAGTCCGCCCTCAACCGCAAGGCCGGGGAGCTGCTGCAGCGACTCGGCATCCGCCTGAACCCGCGTGAGCTCGTCGAGAACCTCACCGTCGCAAAGCAGCAGATGGTCGAGATCGCGAAGGCGCTCTCGTTCGACGCGAAGGTGCTCATCATGGACGAGCCCACCTCGGCGCTCACCGAATCCGAGACGGAGACGCTCTTCCGCCTCATCGAGCAGCTCAAGGCCGACGGCAAGGGCATCATCTACATCTCCCACCGCATGGAGGAGCTGCGACGTCTCGCGGATCGCGTGACCGTGCTCCGCGACGGCGAATACATCGGATCGCTCGACAAGGGCGAGATCGACGTTCCGCGCATCATCGAGATGATGGTCGGCCGTCACATCGATGCGGGAGCGCGCCCGACCTCGCGCGACCTCTCCGGCGCTCCCGTCGCGCTCGCGGTCTCCGGCATCAGCACGCGCAACCTGCTCAAGGACGTGTCGTTCGACGTGCGCCGCGGCGAGATCCTCGGTTTCGCCGGGCTCATGGGAGCCGGACGCACGGAGGTCGCTCGGGCCATCATCGGCGCAGACCCCATCACCGCGGGCAGCATTGAAGTGAACGGCAAACCGGTGCGGATCTCCCAGCCGGCGGATGCCGTCAAGCACGGCATCGGCTACCTCTCGGAGGACCGCAAGTCGCTCGGCCTGCTGCTGCAGCAGGACGTGAACACGAACATCCAGCTCGCATCGCTCACCGACTACACGGGACCGCTCGGCGTCATGAAGCCCGGCAAGGGACGGAAGGTCTCGAGCACCTACGTGTCGTCGCTGCGCATCAAGACGCCGTCGATAACGCAGACGGTGAAGAACCTCTCGGGCGGAAACCAGCAGAAGGTCGTCATCGCGAAATGGCTCGCTCGCGACTGCGACATCCTCATCTTCGACGAGCCGACCCGAGGCATCGACGTGGGCGCCAAGGAGGAGATCTACAACCTGCTCGAGGAGCTCGCCTCCCAGGGCAAGTCGATCATCATGATCTCGTCGGAGCTGCCCGAGGTGCTGCGCATGTCGAACCGCATCGCGGTGATGGCAGGCGGTCGCATCACCGGCATCCTGAACAACGAAGACGCTGACCAGGCAACCATCATGGACTACGCCACCGGAGCAAGCGAGGAAAAGGCAATCGCATGA
- a CDS encoding ABC transporter permease has protein sequence MTTTATKSPETKAEAEQRQSGGAKAFLKAQLQQSLAFGTLIVLVIFFSLASPNFFQWSNISGILLATAVIGILALGTTFVIITSGIDLSIGTGMTLCAVMTGVVTVNFGMPIGVGILAGLATGALMGLINGLNVTYLKLPPFIATLAMMMIAQGLALVISNVRPIYFSSVAPGFKQVALGTVIPGLPNAVLILFVLALLAYLLLSKTILGRYTFAIGSNEEATRLSGVNTRRWLIIIYVVAGVFTGIAGVVMAARLDSAQPQIGMGYELQAIAAVIIGGTSLLGGRGSILGTLIGALIMSVLINGLRILSVQTEWQNVVVGIVILIAVFTDSLRRRKEA, from the coding sequence ATGACAACAACAGCCACGAAGTCCCCGGAGACGAAGGCGGAAGCCGAGCAGCGGCAGTCGGGCGGCGCGAAAGCGTTCCTCAAGGCCCAGCTGCAGCAGTCGCTCGCGTTCGGCACGCTCATCGTTCTCGTCATCTTCTTCTCGCTGGCGAGCCCGAACTTCTTCCAGTGGAGCAACATCTCGGGCATCCTGCTCGCGACCGCAGTGATCGGCATCCTCGCGCTCGGCACGACGTTCGTGATCATCACGAGCGGCATCGACCTGTCGATCGGAACCGGCATGACGCTGTGCGCGGTCATGACGGGTGTCGTGACGGTGAACTTCGGGATGCCGATCGGCGTCGGCATCCTCGCCGGGCTCGCGACCGGTGCGCTCATGGGGCTCATCAACGGTCTCAACGTGACGTACCTGAAACTGCCGCCGTTCATCGCGACGCTCGCGATGATGATGATCGCGCAGGGCCTCGCCCTCGTAATCTCCAACGTCCGCCCGATCTACTTCTCGTCCGTCGCACCGGGCTTCAAGCAGGTCGCCCTCGGCACGGTCATCCCGGGTCTTCCCAACGCCGTGCTCATCCTGTTCGTGCTCGCCCTGCTCGCCTACCTGCTGCTGAGCAAGACCATCCTCGGCCGCTACACGTTCGCGATCGGCAGCAACGAGGAGGCGACGCGCCTCTCCGGCGTCAACACGCGCCGCTGGCTCATCATCATCTACGTCGTCGCCGGTGTCTTCACGGGCATCGCCGGCGTCGTGATGGCCGCTCGCCTCGACTCGGCGCAGCCGCAGATCGGCATGGGGTACGAGCTCCAGGCCATCGCGGCGGTCATCATCGGCGGCACCTCGCTTCTCGGCGGTCGCGGTTCCATTCTCGGCACCCTGATCGGTGCGCTCATCATGAGCGTGCTCATCAACGGCCTCCGCATCCTGTCCGTTCAGACCGAATGGCAGAACGTCGTAGTCGGAATCGTGATTCTCATCGCGGTGTTCACCGACTCGCTCCGTCGACGCAAGGAGGCGTGA
- a CDS encoding ABC transporter substrate-binding protein produces MNTAKKIFALAASAAVAITLAGCSSSSQGGGDEPSGDKPYIALVSKGFQHQFWQAVNKGAKEKADELGVDITFDGPASETEIDGQLQMLQAAIDKKPDAIGFAALDPEACIPLYDKAKAADIPIVEFDAGCDSDYGQNLAATDSKVAGGIAAEHMAEIIGGKGEIGIVGHSQINSTGVDRRDGFVEKIESDYPDIKIVDIQYGDGDHLKSADIAKAMINAHPNLKGLYGTNEGSAVGIVNAVTELGLTGKDITVVGFDSGKAQMDAIKNGVMAGAITQDPIGIGKAVVQAAYDAMNGKDLEDFTDTGSYWYDAKNIESDDIAPLLYE; encoded by the coding sequence ATGAACACAGCAAAGAAGATCTTTGCCCTTGCGGCCAGTGCCGCGGTGGCGATCACCCTTGCCGGCTGCTCCAGCAGCTCCCAGGGTGGCGGCGACGAGCCCAGCGGCGACAAGCCGTACATCGCCCTGGTCTCGAAGGGCTTCCAGCACCAGTTCTGGCAGGCCGTCAACAAGGGCGCCAAGGAGAAGGCCGACGAGCTCGGCGTCGACATCACGTTCGACGGCCCCGCCTCGGAGACCGAGATCGACGGCCAGCTGCAGATGCTGCAGGCCGCGATCGACAAGAAGCCCGACGCGATCGGCTTCGCCGCCCTCGACCCCGAGGCGTGCATCCCCCTGTACGACAAGGCGAAGGCCGCTGACATCCCCATCGTCGAGTTCGACGCCGGCTGCGACAGCGACTACGGCCAGAACCTCGCTGCGACGGACAGCAAGGTCGCCGGTGGCATCGCCGCCGAGCACATGGCCGAGATCATCGGCGGTAAGGGCGAGATCGGCATCGTCGGTCACAGCCAGATCAACTCCACCGGTGTCGACCGCCGTGACGGCTTCGTCGAAAAGATCGAGTCCGACTACCCCGACATCAAGATCGTCGACATCCAGTACGGTGACGGCGACCACCTGAAGTCGGCCGACATCGCCAAGGCGATGATCAACGCTCACCCGAACCTCAAGGGCCTCTACGGCACCAACGAGGGCTCGGCTGTCGGAATCGTCAACGCGGTCACTGAGCTCGGCCTGACCGGCAAGGACATCACCGTCGTCGGCTTCGACTCGGGAAAGGCGCAGATGGACGCGATCAAGAACGGCGTCATGGCCGGCGCGATCACGCAGGACCCGATCGGCATCGGCAAGGCGGTCGTGCAGGCCGCCTACGACGCGATGAACGGCAAGGACCTCGAGGACTTCACCGACACCGGTTCGTACTGGTACGACGCGAAGAACATCGAGAGCGACGACATCGCTCCGCTGCTCTACGAGTAG
- a CDS encoding phosphotriesterase family protein translates to MSVRTVLGDVDPSALGTVNYHEHLFQVSPLLAGDEIDDESRSGEEATLLRGSGFAAMIDATPYGLGRQPAAVARISARAELTVVGSTGAHREAHYADDHWLRGTDAAARAALFTADIRDGMPAAETSLAEARGERAVGPSGEPVRAGLIKTGIDYWAITGFERTTLEAAAAAHAETGAPIMVHLEFCTAAHEVLDLLVGLGVAADRVVLAHADRDPDPELHAELAARGAYLGYDGIARAKVRSDAELVDLTAALVESGHSDRLLLGGDVARRSRYVAYGGMPGLGHLGARYVPRLRRQLGDAAVDGILVTNPARLLAV, encoded by the coding sequence ATGAGCGTGCGCACCGTCCTCGGAGACGTCGACCCGTCGGCGCTCGGCACCGTGAACTATCACGAGCACCTGTTCCAGGTCTCGCCGCTGCTCGCGGGCGACGAGATCGACGACGAGTCGCGCTCGGGCGAGGAGGCGACCCTGCTGCGCGGCAGCGGCTTCGCCGCGATGATCGACGCGACCCCCTACGGTCTCGGCCGGCAGCCGGCCGCCGTCGCACGGATCAGCGCACGCGCGGAACTGACCGTCGTCGGCTCGACGGGCGCTCACCGGGAAGCGCACTACGCCGACGACCATTGGCTGCGGGGAACGGATGCCGCTGCGCGCGCCGCGCTGTTCACCGCCGACATCCGCGACGGCATGCCCGCCGCCGAGACGAGCCTTGCCGAGGCCCGCGGCGAGCGGGCCGTGGGACCGTCCGGCGAGCCGGTACGCGCGGGCTTGATCAAGACCGGCATCGACTACTGGGCCATCACGGGTTTCGAGCGGACGACGCTGGAGGCCGCCGCGGCCGCGCACGCCGAGACCGGAGCGCCCATCATGGTGCACCTCGAGTTCTGCACGGCCGCGCATGAGGTGCTCGACCTGCTTGTCGGTCTCGGCGTGGCTGCAGACCGCGTCGTTCTCGCCCACGCCGATCGCGACCCGGATCCGGAGCTGCACGCAGAGCTCGCGGCGCGCGGCGCGTACCTGGGCTACGACGGCATCGCCCGCGCGAAGGTGCGCAGCGACGCCGAACTCGTCGACCTCACGGCGGCGCTCGTCGAGTCGGGGCACAGTGACCGTCTGCTTCTCGGCGGGGACGTCGCACGACGCTCGCGGTACGTCGCGTATGGCGGGATGCCGGGACTCGGCCACCTCGGAGCGCGCTACGTGCCGCGGCTGCGTCGCCAACTCGGCGATGCCGCCGTCGACGGCATCCTGGTCACGAACCCGGCACGGCTGCTCGCCGTCTGA
- a CDS encoding shikimate dehydrogenase family protein, whose translation MTTETATGYMGFVGVSTAQSSIMRVFPAWAEILGLPTRTLVGHDLPMDARPEQYVALVEQIRDDPQHLGALVTTHKMALYAAAAPLFDRIDDFGSACGEISSISKRDGQLIGHAKDPITAGLAVEDFLPDDHFAETGAEVLILGAGGAGSALSWYLAEREDRPRRITVTDASDARLDHLRSVHAKRATPQELIRYVAASDEATRALLADLPAGSLVVNATGLGKDRPGTPLPHGAELPHGAFVWEFNYRGSLEFLAQAREQEADRDLIVIDGWRYFIHGWSQVIAEVFGLTLTDELVERLADAAAAVR comes from the coding sequence ATGACCACCGAAACCGCGACCGGCTACATGGGCTTCGTCGGCGTCTCGACGGCGCAGTCCTCGATCATGCGCGTGTTCCCCGCGTGGGCCGAGATCCTCGGGCTCCCCACGCGGACGCTCGTGGGCCACGATCTGCCGATGGACGCGCGCCCCGAGCAGTACGTGGCGCTCGTCGAACAGATTCGTGACGATCCGCAGCACCTCGGTGCGCTCGTCACGACGCACAAGATGGCGCTGTACGCGGCGGCGGCGCCCCTGTTCGATCGCATCGACGACTTCGGCAGCGCGTGCGGTGAGATCTCGAGCATCTCCAAGCGCGACGGACAGCTCATCGGCCACGCGAAGGACCCGATCACGGCAGGCCTCGCCGTCGAGGACTTCCTCCCCGACGACCACTTCGCCGAGACGGGAGCAGAGGTTCTCATCCTCGGCGCCGGCGGAGCCGGAAGCGCGCTGAGCTGGTACCTTGCCGAACGTGAGGACCGACCGCGTCGCATTACCGTCACCGACGCGAGCGACGCTCGCCTCGACCACTTGCGCTCCGTGCACGCCAAGCGAGCGACCCCGCAGGAGCTCATCCGCTATGTCGCGGCATCCGACGAGGCGACGCGCGCACTCCTGGCCGACCTGCCCGCGGGTTCGCTCGTCGTCAACGCGACGGGTCTCGGCAAAGACCGGCCGGGCACGCCGCTGCCGCACGGAGCCGAGCTTCCGCACGGCGCCTTCGTGTGGGAGTTCAACTACCGTGGCAGTCTCGAGTTCCTCGCCCAGGCGCGCGAGCAGGAGGCCGATCGCGACCTGATCGTCATCGACGGCTGGCGCTACTTCATCCACGGCTGGTCGCAAGTCATCGCCGAGGTGTTCGGGCTGACCCTCACCGACGAGCTCGTCGAGCGACTCGCGGATGCGGCAGCGGCGGTGCGCTGA
- a CDS encoding bifunctional 4-hydroxy-2-oxoglutarate aldolase/2-dehydro-3-deoxy-phosphogluconate aldolase produces MADFDLSAALESVRAARVIAVVRAPSPEVAVDACDALVRGGVTGLEITYSTPDAPRVIRELDERYGDSVLLGAGTVTSARDAERAAEAGARFLVSPGTRPALTQAMLATGTLVMTGALTPSELMEAVELGSHVVKIFPASLGGPAFLGALRAPFPDVPLMPTGGVTPDNVAAWFAAGAIAVGAGGDLVPGTALTNGDFDEIERRARLFSGKAAS; encoded by the coding sequence ATGGCAGACTTCGACCTTTCCGCGGCACTCGAGTCGGTGCGCGCCGCTCGCGTTATCGCCGTCGTGCGCGCACCATCACCCGAGGTCGCTGTCGACGCGTGCGACGCCCTCGTGCGCGGCGGCGTGACGGGCCTCGAGATCACGTACTCGACTCCGGATGCCCCGCGCGTGATTCGCGAACTCGACGAACGCTACGGCGACAGCGTCCTGCTCGGGGCGGGCACCGTCACGAGCGCGCGCGACGCCGAGCGAGCCGCAGAAGCGGGAGCGCGATTCCTCGTCAGCCCCGGCACGCGGCCCGCCCTCACGCAAGCGATGCTCGCCACGGGCACCCTCGTCATGACCGGCGCGCTGACTCCCTCCGAGCTCATGGAGGCCGTGGAGCTCGGCAGCCACGTCGTGAAGATCTTCCCTGCCTCCCTCGGCGGCCCCGCGTTCCTGGGGGCCCTGCGCGCCCCCTTCCCCGACGTGCCGCTCATGCCCACCGGCGGCGTGACGCCCGACAACGTTGCCGCGTGGTTCGCAGCCGGAGCGATCGCGGTCGGCGCCGGCGGCGACCTCGTCCCCGGCACCGCTCTCACGAACGGCGACTTCGACGAGATCGAGCGCCGTGCCCGGCTGTTCAGCGGAAAGGCCGCCTCATGA